The Amycolatopsis nigrescens CSC17Ta-90 genomic interval CACCGCGAAGAACAGCGTGACGCCGAGGGACCACAGGTCCGAGGCCGGCATCGCCTCGCGGCCTTCGACCCGCTCGGGCGCCATGAACGCGGGTGAGCCGACGATCATCCCGCTGGTGGTCAGCCTCGGATCGTCCACCGCGTGCGCGATCCCGAAGTCGGTCAGCTTCACCCGCCCGTTCGGCGCGACCATGATGTTGCCCGGCTTGACGTCCCGGTGCACGATGCCGGCCTCGTGCGCGGCCTGCAGCGCGCTGAGCACCTGCTCACCGATCGAGGCGACCTGCTCGGCGGGCAGCGGGCCGTGCTGCCGCACCAGGTCGGACAGCGTGGGCGCCTCCACCAGCTCCATCACGATGTAGGTCCGGGCGGTGCCGTCCGTGCTGGTGTCCTGTTCGGACACCACGTCGTACACGGTGACCACCGCCGGGTCGTTCAGCCTGCCGCCGGTCCGCACCTCGCGCAGCACCCGCTCCTGGAAGACCCCCTCGGCCTCCCGCAACTCCTTGATCGCGACGTGCCGCCCGATCACCTTGTCCTCGGCGCGCCAGACGATGCCCATGCCACCGCGGCCGATCTCGCCCAGCAGGACGTAGCGCCCGGCGATCACCCGTGGCCCGGCGGCGGGCTGGGTGGGCTGGGTCTGCTGCGCGTACTGGGCCTGTTCCTCGGTCACGGTTTCCGGTGCCTCCCCATCGAAGTTGGCCAGGATGGTAGTCCGACCGCTTCGGTGGGCGTGCGGTTCCCGCCCGGTCAGCCGGCGAACGTGAGATAGATCAGCGCCACGTTCAGCGAAATGATCACCCCGGCGATCAGCCAGGCCAGTGTGGTCGTCACCCGGTGGTTGGCGTCCTCACCCATCAGGCCGCGGTCGCTGGTCAGCCGCACCAGCGGGACGAGCGCGAACGGGATGCCGAAGGAGAGCACCACCTGGGACACCACCAGCGCGCGGCTCGGGTCGGCGCCGAGCGCGAGCACCAGGATGGCCGGGGTCAGCGTGACCAGCCGCCGCAGCAGCAGCGGGACCCGCTTGCGCAGCAGGCCCTGCATGATCATCGCACCGGCGTAGGCGCCGACCGAAGTGGACGCCAGCCCGGAGGCGAGCAGGCCGATCGCGAACAGCAGCGCCAGCCCGGGGCCGAGCGCCTCGCCAACCGCCGCGTGCGCCCCCTCGATCGAGTCGACGCCCTCCTTGCCCTGCAGGTTGGTCGCGGCCAGCAGCACCATGGCCAGGTTCACCGCTCCGGCCAGCAGCATGGCCAGCCCGACGTCGAACCGGGTCGCCTTGAGCAGCCGGCGACGGCCCTCCCCCGCGCCCGGGTGCCCGTGGCGGTCACGGGCCAGGCCGGAGTGCAGGTAGACGGCGTGCGGCATCACGGTGGCGCCGAGCATGGCGGCGGCGATCAGCACGCTTTCCGCGCCGTCGAAGCGCGGCACCAGTCCCCCGAAGGTCGCCGAAGCCGACGGCGGTTCCACCACCACGCTGGCCAGGAAGCCGACCGCGATCACCGCGAGCAGACCGGTGATCACCCGCTCGAACGGGCGCTGCCCGCGTTTGTCCTGCACCAGCAGCAACAGCATGGACACCGCGCCGGTGATCAGCCCGCCCAGCACCAGCGGCAGGTCGAACAGCAGGTACAGCGCGATCGCCCCGCCGACCACCTCGGCCAGGTCGGTGGCGATGGCCACCGCCTCGGCCTGCACCCAGTAGCCCAGCCGGACCGGCCGCGAAGTCCGCTCCCGCACCGCCTCCGGCAGCGACAGGCCGCTGACCAGCGCGAGCTTCGCCGACAGGTACTGCACCAGCCCGGCCATCAGGTTGGCCGCCACGATCACCCAGACCAGCAGGTAACCAAACTGGGCCCCGGCGCTGATGTTCGAGGCGACGTTCCCGGGATCGACGTACGCGATCGCCGCGACGAAGGCCGGGCCGAGCAGCAGGGAGCCGGCCCGCACCTTGGCGAGCT includes:
- a CDS encoding Nramp family divalent metal transporter, giving the protein MALAETVRPKLAKVRAGSLLLGPAFVAAIAYVDPGNVASNISAGAQFGYLLVWVIVAANLMAGLVQYLSAKLALVSGLSLPEAVRERTSRPVRLGYWVQAEAVAIATDLAEVVGGAIALYLLFDLPLVLGGLITGAVSMLLLLVQDKRGQRPFERVITGLLAVIAVGFLASVVVEPPSASATFGGLVPRFDGAESVLIAAAMLGATVMPHAVYLHSGLARDRHGHPGAGEGRRRLLKATRFDVGLAMLLAGAVNLAMVLLAATNLQGKEGVDSIEGAHAAVGEALGPGLALLFAIGLLASGLASTSVGAYAGAMIMQGLLRKRVPLLLRRLVTLTPAILVLALGADPSRALVVSQVVLSFGIPFALVPLVRLTSDRGLMGEDANHRVTTTLAWLIAGVIISLNVALIYLTFAG